The following coding sequences are from one Roseburia hominis A2-183 window:
- a CDS encoding citrate/2-methylcitrate synthase has translation MKGAIQMSNLENYMKQQAIFCEQNDSISKNLYSEYGVKRGLRDEKGQGVLTGLTNISDIKAFEYCDGVKSPCDGELSYRGYNIKDLVTGSKGKRFVFEEGAYLLLFGELPTDTQLMEFQGRLSDCMELPTNFTRDVIMKAPTSDIMGSMTRSILTLGSYDKEKESLEIPNVLRQSMQLIAVFPMLAVYAYHAYCHYEKNESMYIHRPEKDLSIAENFLRLLRPDTKFTELEARVLDIALLLHMEHGGGNNSTFTTRVVTSSGSDTYSVISAAMSSLKGKKHGGANLMVMNMMDDIKSHVKDYEDEEEIASYLSKILKKEAFDQKGLIYGMGHAVYSISDPRERVFKGFVEQLARDKGREKDMTLYNNIEKIAPKLIAKQRQIFKGVSPNIDFYSGFVYDMLNIPRELYTPLFAIARIAGWSAHRLEELITTDKIIRPAYKSLVSKKEYIEREER, from the coding sequence ATGAAAGGAGCGATTCAAATGAGCAATTTGGAAAATTATATGAAACAGCAAGCAATTTTTTGTGAACAAAATGATAGCATTAGTAAGAATCTGTATTCAGAGTATGGTGTAAAAAGAGGCTTACGAGATGAAAAAGGCCAAGGTGTGTTGACGGGGCTTACAAATATTTCTGATATAAAAGCTTTTGAATATTGTGATGGAGTAAAGAGTCCATGTGATGGCGAGTTATCTTATCGTGGTTATAATATAAAAGATTTAGTAACAGGAAGTAAAGGAAAAAGGTTTGTCTTTGAAGAAGGAGCATATCTTCTTTTATTCGGAGAATTGCCAACTGATACACAGTTAATGGAATTTCAGGGAAGACTATCTGATTGTATGGAACTACCGACTAACTTTACCAGAGATGTCATTATGAAAGCACCTACATCAGATATTATGGGTTCTATGACTCGAAGTATTCTTACATTGGGCTCTTACGATAAGGAGAAAGAAAGTCTTGAAATTCCGAATGTGCTAAGGCAGAGTATGCAGTTGATCGCAGTATTTCCTATGTTAGCAGTATATGCATACCATGCTTATTGTCATTATGAAAAAAACGAAAGTATGTATATTCATAGACCTGAAAAAGATTTATCTATTGCTGAAAATTTCCTGCGCCTATTAAGACCAGATACAAAATTCACAGAACTGGAAGCAAGAGTACTGGATATAGCATTATTGTTACATATGGAACATGGTGGTGGTAACAATTCTACATTCACTACACGGGTAGTAACATCTTCAGGTTCAGATACTTATTCTGTTATTTCAGCAGCAATGTCATCCTTAAAAGGAAAAAAACATGGCGGTGCAAATCTGATGGTAATGAATATGATGGATGATATTAAAAGTCATGTGAAAGATTATGAAGACGAAGAGGAAATTGCATCATATCTGAGTAAGATTTTGAAGAAAGAGGCGTTTGATCAGAAAGGACTTATTTATGGAATGGGACATGCTGTATATTCTATTTCCGATCCGAGAGAAAGGGTGTTCAAAGGCTTTGTAGAACAACTCGCAAGGGATAAAGGACGTGAGAAAGATATGACCCTTTATAACAATATTGAGAAGATTGCACCTAAGTTGATTGCAAAGCAGCGTCAGATATTCAAAGGAGTAAGTCCTAATATAGATTTCTATAGTGGTTTTGTGTATGACATGTTGAATATTCCAAGAGAATTGTACACGCCATTATTTGCGATAGCAAGAATTGCTGGTTGGAGTGCACATCGCCTGGAAGAATTGATAACTACAGATAAGATCATTCGCCCGGCATATAAGAGTCTAGTCAGCAAAAAAGAATATATAGAAAGAGAGGAACGATAA
- the cls gene encoding cardiolipin synthase: protein MKQDTLEGKAKTKNGVKRLCFSIICILLEVIFIITIVTRLNEYAEIINLFTRILSGILVLGLYASNKTSSMKMPWVILILIFPIMGVGLYLLIGLNGGTHKMRERYAEIDSKLLPMLPDSQECLSRIKETIPKAGNIASYIQRNSQYPIYQNTDIVYFDEAVKGLEAQLKDLEKAQKFIFMEYHAIEDAEAWHKIQDVLEERVKAGVEVRVFYDDMGSIGFINTDFVKKMEAIGIHCRVFNPFMPGLNLFLNNRDHRKITVIDGKVGFTGGYNLANEYFNYTHPYGQWKDTGIRLEGDAVQSLTVTFLEMWNAVSDKDANDSDFSKYLFHYDYAAQQTGFVQPYADSPMDNEQVGEEVYISMINKAEKYCWFMTPYLIITDEMTHALCLAAKRGVDVRIITPGIPDKKFIYNITRSFYHGLVKHGVRVYEWTPGFCHAKMSVADDCMATCGTINLDYRSLYHHFENGCFMADCQAVVEIKNDLIRTMGECRDVTDQYQTGRSAYLRLGQLFMRLFAGLL from the coding sequence ATGAAACAAGATACTTTAGAGGGCAAAGCAAAAACAAAAAATGGGGTAAAACGGCTGTGTTTTTCCATAATCTGCATTCTTCTGGAAGTGATTTTTATTATTACTATCGTAACACGCTTGAATGAATATGCAGAAATCATAAATTTATTTACAAGGATTTTGAGTGGAATCTTGGTTTTGGGATTGTACGCATCAAATAAGACATCCTCTATGAAAATGCCTTGGGTCATCTTAATTCTAATTTTCCCAATTATGGGTGTAGGCCTGTATTTGTTGATTGGTTTGAATGGTGGCACACATAAAATGCGTGAGCGATATGCAGAAATTGATAGCAAATTGTTACCAATGCTTCCGGACAGTCAGGAGTGTTTGAGCAGAATAAAAGAAACAATTCCGAAAGCAGGAAATATAGCAAGTTACATACAAAGAAATTCGCAGTATCCAATCTATCAGAATACGGATATTGTGTATTTTGATGAAGCAGTGAAAGGATTAGAGGCACAGCTTAAGGATTTGGAGAAAGCACAGAAGTTTATCTTTATGGAATATCATGCGATAGAAGACGCTGAAGCATGGCATAAGATTCAAGATGTTCTGGAAGAGCGAGTAAAAGCAGGTGTGGAAGTTAGAGTATTCTACGATGATATGGGTTCTATAGGCTTTATTAACACAGATTTTGTGAAAAAGATGGAGGCAATAGGAATTCATTGCCGTGTATTCAATCCGTTTATGCCAGGTTTAAATCTGTTTTTGAACAATCGTGATCATAGAAAAATAACAGTTATTGATGGAAAAGTCGGATTTACAGGTGGATATAATCTAGCAAACGAATATTTTAATTACACACACCCGTATGGACAGTGGAAAGATACAGGTATTCGTTTAGAAGGAGATGCTGTTCAGTCGCTTACGGTGACATTTTTGGAAATGTGGAATGCAGTAAGTGATAAGGATGCTAATGATTCTGATTTTAGTAAATACCTTTTCCACTATGATTATGCGGCACAGCAAACTGGGTTTGTTCAACCTTATGCAGACAGCCCGATGGATAATGAGCAAGTAGGAGAAGAAGTTTATATCAGTATGATAAATAAAGCTGAAAAATATTGTTGGTTTATGACTCCATATCTAATCATAACAGATGAAATGACGCATGCGTTATGTCTGGCTGCTAAGCGAGGGGTAGACGTAAGAATTATCACACCTGGTATCCCTGATAAAAAATTCATTTATAATATAACTCGTTCTTTTTATCATGGATTAGTTAAACATGGTGTTCGTGTTTATGAGTGGACTCCTGGTTTCTGTCATGCAAAAATGAGTGTGGCAGATGACTGTATGGCAACTTGTGGAACAATTAATTTGGATTATCGAAGTTTATATCACCATTTTGAAAACGGCTGTTTTATGGCAGATTGTCAGGCAGTTGTGGAAATAAAAAATGATCTGATAAGAACGATGGGAGAATGTCGTGATGTGACAGACCAATATCAAACCGGACGAAGTGCATATTTGCGACTGGGACAATTATTTATGAGATTATTTGCTGGATTGCTATAA
- a CDS encoding DUF6462 family protein: MVTQLQPDVRAYLHGGEVIKRYIKVEEVAYEYGFSVEETEYIAKAASSLYKLARIYLVKKERFDEFMKHIYKVPGTNKQIIKKFAKIGEASIIYSIGRHRFIELARAAGATYKINEGTGGAVLINLEIFDNYMEQFRQPVRPLKEMFKWLFKKKGCAKHMNNKLEVIGIDHGWSMMKTISQVFVTGVKEITTTPALFGDVLEYEEKFYKVGTVRQEVKDTTVILIL, translated from the coding sequence ATGGTAACACAATTACAGCCAGATGTTAGGGCTTATCTTCATGGTGGGGAGGTAATAAAAAGATACATAAAGGTCGAAGAGGTGGCTTATGAATATGGATTTAGTGTTGAAGAAACTGAATATATAGCTAAGGCTGCAAGTTCTTTATATAAGCTTGCCCGTATTTATTTGGTAAAAAAGGAAAGGTTTGATGAGTTTATGAAACACATATATAAAGTGCCGGGAACAAATAAGCAGATAATCAAAAAGTTTGCGAAAATTGGAGAAGCTTCAATTATATACAGTATTGGCAGACATAGATTTATCGAGTTGGCTAGAGCAGCAGGTGCAACATATAAAATAAATGAGGGAACAGGGGGGGCTGTGCTAATTAATTTAGAAATATTTGATAATTATATGGAGCAATTCAGACAACCTGTAAGACCTTTGAAAGAGATGTTCAAGTGGCTATTTAAGAAGAAAGGATGTGCAAAACACATGAATAATAAGTTAGAAGTAATCGGCATTGATCATGGATGGTCAATGATGAAAACAATCTCTCAGGTATTTGTCACAGGTGTAAAGGAGATTACAACTACTCCGGCACTTTTCGGTGATGTACTTGAGTATGAAGAAAAGTTTTACAAGGTCGGAACTGTAAGGCAGGAAGTAAAGGATACAACTGTTATTTTAATTCTATGA
- a CDS encoding DUF6462 family protein, translated as MEHTKAYQEFKKNGNTKFVRYSEGAEMYHMGVSKFMQMAKDAKAIYKLGQLVLVNLKIFDEYLETFHIVDDEFYK; from the coding sequence ATGGAACACACAAAGGCATATCAGGAATTTAAGAAGAATGGTAATACAAAGTTTGTAAGATATAGCGAAGGAGCAGAAATGTATCATATGGGCGTATCAAAGTTTATGCAAATGGCTAAGGATGCCAAAGCAATCTATAAGTTAGGTCAGTTAGTACTTGTGAATTTAAAAATATTTGATGAGTACCTTGAGACATTCCATATAGTTGATGATGAATTTTATAAGTAG
- a CDS encoding site-specific integrase — protein MSMSRKDSKGRVLRKGESQRKNDGRYIYQYTDSTGKRRVVYSNDLLELREKEKELVRNQLDGLESYCSGKTTLNYAFDRYISTKYDLKEHTRVNYKYMYNRFVRDTFGKRIINDIKYSDVKFFYCSLMNILGLQANTLDNIHTILHPTFQMAVRDNVIRNNPASGVMAEIKKANGKNKGIRHALTLEQQRAFLNYVSNSPVYCHWLPLFTALFGTGCRIGEMIGLRWEDLDYENKTISINHAAIYRVMENGKSEFHISSPKTEAGIRTIPMMQAVEQAFKDEYEAQKETGFNVQVVDGMSGFIFCNKDGIIHKPSVINSAIKRIYEAYNAEEIIKAKRESRRPVLIPHFSCHHIRHTFCTRFCENERNLKVIQSIMGHANIETTMDIYAEATDVKKKEAIKALENNSDIF, from the coding sequence ATGTCAATGTCGAGAAAAGATTCAAAAGGCAGAGTATTAAGGAAAGGCGAAAGTCAGAGGAAAAACGACGGAAGGTATATCTACCAGTACACCGATTCGACAGGTAAAAGGCGGGTCGTTTATTCAAATGACCTGTTGGAGTTAAGGGAAAAGGAAAAAGAACTTGTTCGCAATCAGTTGGACGGTCTTGAAAGCTATTGCAGTGGAAAGACAACTTTGAACTATGCATTTGACAGGTATATTTCAACGAAGTATGATTTGAAAGAACACACACGGGTAAATTATAAGTATATGTATAACCGTTTTGTCAGAGATACTTTTGGAAAAAGAATCATCAATGATATAAAGTATTCTGATGTGAAATTCTTTTATTGTTCGTTGATGAACATATTGGGGTTACAGGCGAATACATTGGATAATATTCATACGATTCTGCACCCAACCTTTCAGATGGCAGTTAGGGACAATGTGATACGCAATAATCCGGCAAGCGGTGTAATGGCAGAAATCAAAAAGGCGAATGGAAAGAATAAGGGCATAAGACACGCACTTACATTGGAACAGCAGAGAGCATTTTTGAACTATGTATCGAACAGTCCTGTGTATTGCCATTGGTTGCCACTGTTTACAGCACTTTTTGGAACGGGATGTCGCATAGGAGAAATGATAGGGCTGCGTTGGGAAGATTTGGATTATGAGAATAAAACCATTAGTATAAACCATGCGGCTATCTATCGAGTAATGGAGAATGGAAAGAGTGAATTTCATATTTCTTCGCCAAAGACAGAAGCCGGGATTCGTACTATTCCGATGATGCAGGCTGTAGAACAGGCATTTAAGGATGAATACGAAGCACAGAAAGAAACCGGTTTTAATGTGCAAGTGGTTGATGGTATGAGTGGGTTTATCTTTTGCAATAAAGACGGAATTATCCATAAACCCAGCGTAATCAACAGTGCAATCAAAAGAATTTACGAAGCCTACAATGCCGAAGAAATTATTAAGGCAAAACGGGAGAGCAGACGCCCGGTATTGATTCCTCATTTTTCGTGTCATCATATCCGACACACATTTTGCACCAGATTTTGTGAAAATGAAAGAAATCTGAAAGTGATTCAAAGTATTATGGGTCATGCAAATATTGAAACAACGATGGATATTTATGCGGAAGCAACAGATGTGAAGAAAAAGGAAGCAATTAAAGCTCTGGAAAATAATAGTGATATATTTTAG
- a CDS encoding DUF6462 family protein, translated as MQAKVNTKNFIRYDEGAERYSMSKHSFMKLAQDARAVYKINRITLVNVKIFEEYLESFRA; from the coding sequence ATGCAGGCAAAAGTGAACACAAAAAATTTTATAAGGTATGACGAGGGTGCGGAGAGGTATTCTATGAGTAAACACAGCTTTATGAAATTGGCACAGGATGCTCGTGCTGTTTATAAAATTAACCGTATCACATTGGTAAACGTGAAGATTTTTGAGGAGTATTTGGAATCTTTTCGGGCGTAG
- a CDS encoding helix-turn-helix transcriptional regulator, translating to MNTVHRRTEIINILIIRRHTTANELAQEFGVSIRTIQYDIQALTPVYPIYTKQGENGGIFIREDYKPYANSLTPMEVAALHELYDWTEGIHKKVLFQVLRKYGPDKLQL from the coding sequence ATGAATACCGTACATCGTAGAACGGAAATAATCAATATTCTTATTATCAGACGACATACAACAGCGAATGAATTGGCACAGGAATTTGGCGTTTCCATTCGCACGATACAGTATGATATTCAGGCTTTAACTCCGGTTTATCCGATTTATACAAAACAGGGAGAGAACGGAGGAATTTTTATAAGAGAGGATTACAAGCCTTATGCCAATTCGCTGACACCTATGGAAGTAGCTGCCTTGCATGAATTATATGATTGGACGGAGGGCATACATAAAAAAGTTTTATTTCAAGTCCTAAGAAAATATGGACCGGATAAATTACAACTTTGA
- a CDS encoding MobC family plasmid mobilization relaxosome protein, whose translation MANRERQNELKIYLSDDEQYILDQKWKASGMKSKSAFIRHLILYGYVYDVNYEHLREYNTTLARIGNNLNQIAKRMNATGNVYKADVNEVKELMKQVWQSQKSMLSRQPSIRQ comes from the coding sequence ATGGCAAACCGAGAAAGACAAAATGAACTTAAAATCTATCTCAGCGATGACGAGCAATACATCTTAGATCAGAAATGGAAAGCCTCCGGCATGAAGAGCAAATCCGCATTTATTCGGCATCTGATTTTGTATGGCTATGTCTACGATGTAAACTACGAACACCTGCGGGAATACAACACCACGCTCGCCCGTATCGGCAATAATCTGAACCAGATTGCCAAGCGGATGAATGCTACTGGCAATGTCTATAAAGCCGATGTAAACGAAGTAAAGGAGCTGATGAAACAGGTATGGCAATCACAAAAATCCATGCTATCCAGGCAACCGTCCATAAGGCAGTAA
- a CDS encoding relaxase/mobilization nuclease domain-containing protein: MAITKIHAIQATVHKAVNYICNSQKTDESSLISSFGCSPETAAFDFKFALSKTNQADPNKAFHLIQAFAPGEVSYKEAHQIGVELADKLLEGKFSYIVSTHIDKGHVHNHIIFCAADNVNHEKYHDCKQTYYHIRRLNDELCSKHQLSVISPTNQRGKSYKEWTSGRNGTSWKIKLKQDIDEAIQNADTYEQCMELIRAKGYEIKGETIGENALKYISFRPLDREHFVRGSLKSLGAEYTKERIKERVETKALAQTQKRVPFPARKKPLIKDYSSRTLIDTSEEKFTQSPGLQHWAAIENLKIAASSYSKAGSIIELEKQIESKSVLAKTARNSLVETERQLKDLGQILKYAEQYQSNHIYHIRYRKSKDPDAYLRHHETELLLHDGAENMLKRFGISLKHFDIDKFRNDYNALYAKKEALQKTYKSAEKDIQALNRKLDNLNQYLDRTPGQEQTTNRKPEKDFTTL, translated from the coding sequence ATGGCAATCACAAAAATCCATGCTATCCAGGCAACCGTCCATAAGGCAGTAAACTATATCTGTAATTCCCAAAAAACAGATGAAAGTAGTCTCATTTCTTCCTTCGGATGCAGTCCTGAAACCGCTGCCTTTGACTTCAAATTTGCTCTGTCAAAAACAAATCAGGCAGACCCCAACAAAGCCTTTCATCTGATACAGGCTTTCGCTCCGGGAGAGGTATCTTATAAGGAAGCACATCAGATCGGTGTGGAGCTTGCCGACAAGCTGTTAGAGGGGAAATTTTCTTATATCGTTTCCACTCATATTGATAAAGGTCACGTTCACAACCACATCATTTTCTGTGCCGCAGATAATGTGAATCACGAAAAATATCATGACTGTAAACAGACCTACTACCACATTCGCCGCCTGAATGATGAGCTGTGTTCCAAGCATCAGTTATCCGTCATTTCTCCCACAAACCAGCGTGGTAAAAGTTATAAAGAATGGACATCCGGCAGAAATGGCACCTCGTGGAAAATCAAGCTCAAGCAGGACATTGATGAAGCAATTCAAAACGCTGATACATATGAACAGTGCATGGAGCTGATACGGGCAAAAGGTTATGAAATCAAAGGCGAAACCATTGGAGAAAACGCCTTAAAGTACATTTCCTTCCGCCCCCTTGACCGGGAGCATTTTGTCCGTGGCAGCTTAAAGTCTTTGGGTGCAGAATACACCAAAGAACGGATTAAGGAACGGGTAGAAACAAAGGCTTTAGCACAGACACAAAAACGTGTCCCATTCCCTGCCCGAAAAAAACCTCTTATCAAGGATTATTCTTCCCGAACGCTCATTGACACCTCGGAAGAAAAGTTCACGCAAAGCCCCGGTCTGCAGCATTGGGCAGCGATTGAAAATCTCAAAATCGCTGCCAGCAGTTACAGTAAAGCAGGTTCTATCATCGAGCTTGAAAAACAGATTGAAAGTAAGTCTGTTCTTGCAAAAACCGCACGGAACAGTCTTGTGGAAACAGAACGTCAGCTAAAGGATTTAGGACAGATATTGAAATACGCTGAACAATATCAGAGCAATCATATCTATCACATCCGTTACCGGAAATCGAAAGACCCTGACGCTTATCTCCGCCACCATGAAACAGAACTCCTGCTCCATGACGGTGCAGAAAATATGCTGAAACGCTTTGGAATCAGCTTAAAACATTTTGATATTGATAAGTTTCGTAATGATTACAATGCTCTGTATGCCAAGAAAGAAGCCTTGCAGAAAACCTATAAATCTGCTGAAAAAGACATACAGGCTCTCAACCGAAAACTGGATAATCTGAACCAGTATCTTGACCGGACTCCGGGACAGGAACAGACCACAAACCGCAAACCGGAAAAAGACTTTACAACGCTCTGA
- a CDS encoding helix-turn-helix domain-containing protein, with translation MHDIKQILAIAVREARTELGLSQEKLAETLNMDTRTILNIEAGRGNPKYDKLYPLITYLKIPADKIFYPANANQQPNLQKLLTLLNDCTEQEAADLLPMVRYLLDLLHKQDHPTL, from the coding sequence ATGCATGACATAAAACAAATTCTTGCCATTGCAGTGCGTGAAGCCCGTACCGAACTCGGACTTTCACAAGAAAAGCTGGCTGAAACTCTTAATATGGATACCCGCACCATACTAAATATTGAAGCCGGACGTGGTAACCCCAAATATGATAAGCTGTATCCTTTGATTACATATCTGAAGATACCCGCCGATAAGATTTTCTACCCAGCCAACGCAAACCAACAGCCAAATCTCCAAAAACTCCTGACCCTGCTGAATGACTGCACGGAACAGGAGGCTGCGGATTTATTGCCTATGGTTCGTTATCTGCTTGATCTGCTGCACAAGCAAGACCATCCAACTCTGTAA
- a CDS encoding BlaI/MecI/CopY family transcriptional regulator has product MSDLPQISEAEFEVMKIVWKHAPISTNEITDKLLQTTNWSPKTIQTLIKRLVNKGVLTYEKQSRVFVYTPVVKESEYIGQESNSFLERYYDGDITAMLSAYIENDRLSETEIDTLRSLLSKRSKKGGN; this is encoded by the coding sequence ATGAGCGATTTACCACAGATTTCTGAAGCTGAATTTGAAGTTATGAAAATCGTATGGAAACATGCGCCGATCAGCACCAATGAAATAACTGATAAATTATTACAGACTACGAACTGGAGTCCAAAAACAATACAAACTCTAATTAAACGTCTAGTGAACAAGGGCGTTCTGACTTATGAAAAACAAAGTCGGGTGTTTGTTTACACTCCAGTTGTGAAAGAAAGTGAATACATCGGTCAGGAAAGTAACTCTTTTCTAGAACGATACTACGATGGAGACATCACTGCCATGCTGTCTGCATATATAGAAAATGACAGACTGTCCGAAACGGAAATAGACACTCTCCGCTCTCTTCTTTCCAAGAGGTCAAAAAAAGGAGGTAATTAA
- a CDS encoding BlaR1 family beta-lactam sensor/signal transducer → MADFMIRFLICNVFISGIIGILLIAKRIFKVNLSSRMQYNLWFLLLGLLVVPFIPFRLIGFPQILSWLSSLKSSPTSGTRTAIGEAVGINPAGNADWMNDFALSVNSETPSSIGYILFGIWLVGILAMIILVIKSSIRLQNLKKSALPLQNPEVRKLYHRCMKEMGINRNIHVYSTAFLKSPIIVGLLKPCIYLPIHLISDYNESDMRYMLLHELQHYKHKDAIANYLMNFAGVIYWFNPLVWYALKEMRNDREVACDTSVLKMLEEDDYADYGNTLINFAEKISLTPFPFAAGLGGNMKQMKRRIINIASYEKPTFIKRVKGMTAFMLTAVLLLGFAPFISTYAADGSHYQWDSSSENISYVDLSTYFREYEGSFVLYDLENDAWSIHDMEHATLRVAPNSTYKIYDALFGLEEGVITPENSFIAWNGETYPFEAWNADQTLQSAMNSSVNWYFQAVDEQLGTSDVYSYVQEIGYGNENMSGDFSSYWMESSLEISPIEQVELLTKLQNNSFGFAPENINAVKDAICLSASDAGTFYGKTGTGRVNGQDVNGWFIGYIETADNTYFFATNISADSDATGGNATEITMSILSDMNIWK, encoded by the coding sequence ATGGCTGATTTTATGATACGCTTTTTAATATGCAATGTATTTATCAGCGGTATCATCGGAATTCTTTTGATAGCCAAGCGGATATTCAAAGTCAACCTATCCAGCCGGATGCAGTATAATCTATGGTTCCTGCTACTTGGATTGTTGGTAGTTCCTTTTATACCGTTCCGTTTAATTGGGTTTCCGCAAATCCTCTCGTGGCTCAGTAGCCTGAAAAGTTCTCCTACTTCTGGCACCAGAACCGCCATAGGAGAAGCTGTTGGGATCAATCCAGCCGGAAATGCAGACTGGATGAATGACTTTGCCCTTTCGGTAAATAGTGAGACTCCATCCAGCATCGGATACATACTATTTGGAATATGGCTTGTAGGCATCCTTGCAATGATTATATTGGTAATCAAGTCCTCTATCCGCTTACAGAACTTGAAAAAATCTGCACTTCCCCTTCAGAACCCGGAAGTCCGAAAACTATATCATCGATGTATGAAAGAAATGGGAATTAACAGAAATATCCATGTTTACAGTACTGCATTTTTGAAATCTCCGATTATTGTGGGGCTTTTGAAACCTTGTATTTATCTGCCGATTCATCTCATCTCAGATTATAACGAATCGGACATGCGATACATGCTGTTACACGAGCTACAGCACTATAAGCACAAAGATGCTATTGCCAACTATCTAATGAACTTTGCCGGAGTAATATATTGGTTCAATCCTCTTGTCTGGTATGCTCTGAAAGAAATGCGTAATGACAGAGAGGTTGCCTGTGACACCTCTGTTTTAAAGATGCTTGAGGAGGATGATTATGCAGATTATGGTAATACACTGATCAATTTTGCGGAAAAGATTTCACTTACTCCATTTCCGTTTGCCGCCGGTCTTGGTGGAAACATGAAGCAGATGAAACGGAGAATTATCAACATTGCATCTTATGAGAAGCCGACATTTATAAAAAGAGTAAAAGGTATGACTGCATTCATGTTGACTGCTGTCCTTCTCCTTGGATTCGCACCTTTTATTTCTACATACGCAGCAGATGGAAGCCACTACCAATGGGATTCCTCTTCTGAGAATATTTCCTATGTAGACCTCTCCACATACTTCAGAGAATACGAAGGCAGCTTTGTTTTATACGATTTGGAAAACGATGCATGGAGTATACATGACATGGAGCATGCCACCTTACGGGTTGCTCCAAACTCCACCTACAAGATATACGATGCTTTGTTCGGATTGGAAGAAGGCGTCATTACACCAGAAAATTCGTTCATTGCATGGAATGGAGAAACCTATCCATTTGAAGCATGGAACGCAGATCAGACCTTACAGTCTGCAATGAACTCCTCTGTGAATTGGTATTTTCAAGCAGTAGACGAACAGCTTGGAACCTCTGACGTTTACAGCTATGTTCAAGAAATCGGATATGGTAACGAAAACATGAGTGGCGATTTCTCCTCTTATTGGATGGAATCCTCCTTGGAAATCTCTCCAATAGAACAGGTCGAACTTTTAACCAAGCTGCAGAATAACAGTTTCGGCTTCGCCCCTGAAAATATCAATGCAGTAAAAGATGCCATCTGCCTTTCAGCTTCCGATGCCGGAACATTCTACGGAAAAACCGGAACTGGCCGTGTTAATGGACAGGATGTAAACGGATGGTTCATCGGTTATATCGAAACTGCAGATAATACATACTTTTTTGCCACCAACATTAGTGCAGACAGCGATGCTACCGGAGGCAACGCAACTGAAATAACCATGTCTATCTTGTCAGACATGAATATCTGGAAATAA